In Blastopirellula sp. J2-11, a single genomic region encodes these proteins:
- a CDS encoding right-handed parallel beta-helix repeat-containing protein, translating to MPNPSTFSLTSVSLFLAMLLIAAPLSARKWHVNAETGSDSNSGVAEKPFKSLQKGINSAKDGDVIQLHPQGAVIRQSGRFGDRSGITIEGNGVTLDGADPLPVDGWEKVGANLYRRQLKRTPLDRHLLIVDGVMQRMGRTQSAGSPEFPAPAELEPGEFCFENIDKQTGWLYVCGSIKNLEWSTRVNGIGMGGVCRRIVVQNLETRNFLNDGFNIHGDGRELTFENIHGYDCFDEGFSAHETSECLITGGKFYGNENGIADVNASETVYRNCEFYGNVNTDVLLIGKAHALIDCKILNSTSAAALVAGPRTKNQSFALQLQRVTITTQQKSDRGLVRMNGGTLLVENCVCENIGLNTLGADVTYQGRNLVDGAALDK from the coding sequence ATGCCAAACCCAAGTACTTTCTCGCTAACATCCGTTTCACTCTTTCTAGCGATGCTGCTGATTGCGGCGCCGCTGTCTGCTCGAAAATGGCACGTCAACGCAGAGACCGGCAGCGATTCGAATTCTGGCGTCGCAGAGAAGCCGTTTAAGTCGTTGCAGAAGGGGATCAATTCGGCCAAGGATGGCGACGTGATACAACTTCATCCACAAGGCGCTGTCATTCGACAGTCAGGCAGGTTTGGCGATCGATCCGGAATTACGATCGAAGGGAACGGCGTAACGCTGGACGGGGCCGATCCATTGCCGGTCGATGGCTGGGAAAAGGTGGGCGCCAATCTCTATCGTCGCCAACTGAAGCGAACGCCGCTTGACCGCCATCTGCTGATCGTCGACGGCGTGATGCAGCGAATGGGCAGGACGCAGAGCGCTGGCTCGCCGGAGTTTCCGGCGCCTGCGGAGCTAGAGCCGGGAGAGTTCTGTTTTGAGAACATCGATAAGCAGACCGGCTGGCTCTACGTGTGCGGATCGATCAAGAATCTCGAATGGTCCACGCGCGTGAACGGAATCGGCATGGGAGGCGTTTGTCGGCGAATTGTCGTTCAAAATCTGGAGACGCGCAACTTTCTGAATGACGGTTTCAACATTCACGGCGACGGTCGCGAACTGACGTTCGAGAATATCCATGGCTACGATTGCTTTGACGAAGGCTTCTCGGCCCACGAAACCTCCGAGTGCCTTATTACCGGGGGCAAGTTCTACGGAAACGAAAATGGGATCGCCGACGTGAACGCGTCCGAGACCGTCTATCGCAACTGCGAATTCTATGGAAACGTCAACACCGACGTTCTGCTCATCGGCAAAGCGCACGCGTTGATCGACTGCAAGATTCTCAATTCGACATCCGCGGCGGCGCTCGTCGCGGGACCGCGCACCAAAAACCAATCCTTCGCGTTGCAGCTGCAACGCGTCACGATCACTACCCAGCAGAAGTCCGATCGTGGTCTGGTGCGGATGAACGGAGGGACGCTGCTAGTCGAGAACTGCGTCTGCGAGAATATCGGCTTGAATACGCTCGGCGCCGACGTGACCTACCAGGGGCGGAATCTGGTCGACGGCGCAGCACTCGACAAATAA
- a CDS encoding DUF1552 domain-containing protein, protein MTPSWQIDRRHVLRGLGSFIALPVLNCMRPTLGADPESPRRSAFIYIPNGVNTLDYQITTPGENYVFSRSLESLEKHRGVITPISGLHHPGGLGHHHNCQKIWLTGGQLGPTDRNTISVDQKMAEVTSPHTRFHSLEIANKGESLAWTADGIRLPGMSRCSEIFAHLFEEPKNGTVAQRRALRRKGSVLDANLEEVRSLEKKMGEQDKGRMNQYLTAVRETEIRARRADDWLDVPRPEILEKDRRRTDREVPQTQAGDYFRTIYDLIVLAFQTDATRVVTFSSGIEGQGLPIPELGISQSRHELSHHNGDPGHMEKLTQSDAFSVEQFSYFLTRLAETPDLNGRPLLDTTMSLFGSGMAYGHSHGNANLPLVLAGGAACGLKHGRHVDLNQGHFDGYQLDVPGKHYHLCSRPANSNAHMSNLLLTMAQKMGVETEDFGDSNSELELA, encoded by the coding sequence ATGACACCATCCTGGCAGATCGATCGTCGCCATGTCCTGCGTGGACTTGGCAGCTTCATTGCGCTTCCAGTGCTGAACTGCATGCGTCCCACACTCGGCGCAGACCCGGAGTCGCCGCGGCGCAGCGCGTTCATCTACATCCCCAATGGAGTCAACACGCTGGACTATCAGATCACGACGCCCGGTGAAAATTACGTCTTCTCGCGTTCGCTAGAGTCGCTTGAGAAACATCGAGGAGTCATCACGCCGATCAGCGGGCTGCATCATCCCGGCGGTCTGGGCCATCATCACAATTGCCAAAAGATCTGGCTCACAGGAGGTCAACTTGGTCCGACGGATCGCAATACCATCTCCGTCGACCAAAAGATGGCAGAGGTGACGTCACCGCATACTCGCTTTCATTCGCTCGAGATCGCCAACAAAGGCGAGTCGCTGGCTTGGACCGCTGACGGCATCCGCCTTCCCGGCATGAGCCGGTGCAGTGAAATTTTTGCTCACCTTTTCGAAGAACCGAAGAACGGCACAGTTGCGCAGCGGCGCGCCTTGCGCCGCAAGGGAAGCGTGCTGGATGCGAACTTGGAAGAAGTCCGTTCGCTTGAGAAAAAGATGGGCGAGCAAGACAAGGGACGTATGAACCAATATCTTACCGCCGTACGCGAAACCGAAATCCGCGCCCGACGGGCTGATGATTGGCTGGATGTTCCGCGTCCCGAAATCCTCGAAAAGGATCGTCGGCGCACCGACCGCGAAGTTCCGCAGACTCAGGCAGGTGATTATTTCCGCACCATCTACGATTTGATCGTGTTGGCGTTTCAGACCGACGCGACTCGCGTTGTTACTTTCAGCAGCGGCATCGAGGGACAGGGACTACCGATTCCTGAATTGGGCATCTCGCAATCTCGCCATGAACTTAGCCATCACAATGGCGATCCAGGGCACATGGAAAAGCTAACTCAAAGCGACGCGTTTAGCGTCGAACAGTTCAGTTATTTTCTGACTCGGTTGGCGGAGACGCCTGATCTTAACGGTCGCCCGTTGCTTGACACGACTATGTCCTTATTCGGCAGCGGCATGGCGTACGGGCACAGTCACGGAAACGCCAATCTGCCGCTTGTTTTGGCGGGTGGAGCAGCTTGCGGACTAAAACATGGTCGTCACGTCGATCTGAACCAAGGCCACTTTGACGGGTACCAATTGGACGTTCCCGGCAAGCACTATCACCTCTGCAGTCGTCCGGCCAACAGCAACGCCCACATGAGTAATCTTCTGCTGACAATGGCGCAAAAGATGGGCGTGGAGACGGAAGACTTTGGTGACAGCAATAGCGAACTGGAACTAGCATGA
- a CDS encoding S1C family serine protease → MKKKDDSPRFLSGPDHSGDRESTPRRANPADADLLDAYSQAVINVVDSVSPAVVSVSGERGGAGSGFLVTPEGYAITNSHVVGGRRRLFAETNDGDRVDAQVIGDDPSTDIALLKLASSELPYAELGESSASRVGQLVIAMGSPLGLHSTVSTGVISAVGRTLRGQDGHLIENIVQHTAPINPGNSGGPLVDSRGRVVGVNTAIIAMAQGLGFAVPSDTAQWVIAEILTHGRVRRRQLGVTAAAQRLPRAMVRQFDLLSDQVVEVVDVATGGVARQSGVRPGDLIVAINDRIIASVDDIHRLLAVVPQDVPLSLTLIRGDRKFDLAIAWKS, encoded by the coding sequence ATGAAAAAAAAGGACGATTCTCCGCGATTTCTCTCTGGCCCCGATCACAGCGGTGATCGTGAATCGACGCCGCGGCGGGCCAATCCTGCCGACGCGGATCTGCTAGACGCCTATTCGCAAGCAGTAATCAACGTGGTCGATAGCGTTTCACCGGCGGTCGTCAGCGTCTCGGGCGAACGGGGCGGAGCAGGTTCTGGATTTCTCGTTACGCCGGAAGGGTATGCGATCACCAACAGTCATGTGGTCGGAGGACGGCGGCGATTGTTTGCCGAGACCAATGATGGCGATCGCGTCGATGCGCAAGTGATCGGCGATGATCCTTCCACTGATATCGCACTATTGAAGCTTGCGTCGAGCGAACTTCCCTACGCAGAATTGGGGGAATCGAGCGCCAGTCGAGTTGGTCAATTGGTGATCGCCATGGGAAGCCCGTTGGGACTCCATTCAACGGTTTCGACCGGCGTGATCAGCGCCGTTGGCAGAACGCTGCGTGGTCAAGATGGACACTTGATCGAGAACATTGTCCAGCACACGGCGCCGATCAATCCTGGCAATAGCGGCGGCCCGTTGGTCGACTCACGCGGCCGCGTCGTCGGCGTCAATACGGCGATCATCGCAATGGCGCAGGGACTTGGTTTCGCTGTTCCCAGTGATACGGCGCAGTGGGTGATCGCAGAGATTCTGACGCATGGCCGCGTTCGTCGACGGCAACTGGGGGTTACCGCCGCAGCGCAACGACTGCCGAGAGCAATGGTGCGACAATTTGACTTGCTGTCAGATCAAGTCGTGGAAGTGGTCGATGTCGCAACTGGCGGCGTCGCCAGGCAAAGCGGCGTTCGACCTGGCGATTTGATTGTCGCAATCAACGATCGCATCATAGCCAGCGTGGATGACATACATCGTTTGCTGGCGGTCGTTCCGCAGGATGTCCCGTTGTCGCTCACGCTGATTCGCGGAGATCGAAAGTTTGATCTGGCGATCGCCTGGAAAAGTTAG
- a CDS encoding NAD-dependent epimerase/dehydratase family protein, whose amino-acid sequence MPLDLPIDVSSPVMISGATGYVAGHMVKRLLEAGVTIHAPVRDPTRQDKLKYLNEIAVTAPGAIRYFSADLLKEGSYAEAMEGCSIVFHTASPFSLDVNDPQKELVDPALLGTRNVLGEANRHDTVKRVVLTSSCAAIFGDNADVAKAAGGVLTEADWNTTSTLEYGPYSYSKTVAEQEAGKIVKAQSRWDLVVINPSMVFGPGISPFATSESFSMVKQFGDGTMKRGTPRFGIGVVDVRDVAYAHLAAAYLPQAQGRHIISGHNTDFFEIAQTLVSTYGDDYPIPQNSLPKWLVWLVAPIFNKSLTRKMVTRNVDVPWIADNRKSIRELGVEYRPLGETMNEMFQQLVESGQITK is encoded by the coding sequence ATGCCATTGGATCTGCCGATCGACGTTTCGTCTCCTGTGATGATTTCTGGCGCGACCGGTTATGTAGCGGGGCACATGGTGAAACGCTTGTTGGAAGCAGGGGTTACGATTCATGCTCCGGTACGCGATCCGACTCGCCAAGACAAGCTGAAGTACTTAAATGAAATCGCGGTAACGGCGCCCGGCGCGATTCGATACTTCTCCGCCGATTTGCTGAAAGAAGGATCTTACGCGGAGGCGATGGAGGGATGTTCGATCGTGTTCCATACGGCTTCGCCGTTCTCGCTGGATGTGAATGATCCGCAGAAGGAACTGGTTGATCCGGCGCTGCTAGGAACTCGCAACGTACTCGGCGAGGCGAACCGCCATGACACGGTGAAGCGAGTTGTCTTGACCAGCAGCTGCGCCGCGATATTTGGTGATAATGCCGACGTCGCGAAAGCGGCCGGCGGAGTCCTCACCGAAGCTGACTGGAATACGACATCCACTTTGGAATATGGTCCCTATTCCTATTCCAAGACGGTCGCAGAGCAGGAGGCTGGGAAGATCGTGAAAGCGCAGTCGCGATGGGATTTAGTCGTCATCAACCCGTCGATGGTGTTCGGCCCGGGGATCAGCCCATTCGCGACCTCCGAGAGCTTCAGCATGGTCAAGCAGTTTGGCGATGGAACCATGAAACGAGGAACGCCACGATTCGGAATCGGAGTCGTCGACGTACGCGACGTCGCCTACGCTCACCTGGCTGCCGCTTATCTCCCTCAGGCACAAGGTCGCCATATCATTTCGGGCCACAACACCGATTTTTTCGAGATCGCGCAAACGCTTGTCTCCACTTACGGCGATGACTATCCGATTCCGCAGAACTCGTTGCCCAAGTGGTTGGTGTGGCTTGTCGCACCGATTTTCAACAAGTCGCTCACGCGAAAAATGGTCACGCGAAATGTCGATGTCCCCTGGATTGCTGACAACCGCAAAAGTATTCGAGAGCTCGGAGTCGAGTATCGACCGTTGGGAGAAACGATGAACGAGATGTTTCAACAATTGGTGGAGAGCGGCCAAATCACGAAGTAG
- a CDS encoding alpha/beta hydrolase gives MKRILLTLALLLTSQLQAEELKQQLNLPYGDHPRQVLDFYPAKSDKPTPVVFYIHGGGWRGGDKKTNPKAFLNKGISVVAINYRYVQNGVEQNVEPPVKAPLSDAARALQFVRSKAAEWNLDKERIGATGGSAGACSSLWLAFHDDLADPKSDDPIARESTRLYCAAVNGAQVSLDPKELRQWMPNYKYGAHAFGLPNLESVIENRESLMPWIKEYSPIESVSKDDPPIALFYGGEVPVVGASPKDPTHSGIMGVKLAERLKEANVDVVLVTPGTEKPQYKNSTEYLIDRLTK, from the coding sequence GTGAAGCGAATTCTGCTTACCCTCGCGCTGCTGCTCACCTCACAGCTTCAAGCCGAGGAACTGAAACAGCAACTCAATCTGCCGTACGGCGATCATCCGCGGCAAGTGCTTGATTTTTATCCCGCGAAGTCCGATAAGCCGACGCCGGTCGTCTTTTACATTCACGGCGGAGGATGGCGCGGCGGCGACAAAAAGACGAATCCGAAAGCGTTCCTCAACAAAGGAATTTCGGTGGTCGCAATCAACTACCGCTACGTCCAAAATGGCGTGGAACAAAATGTGGAGCCGCCGGTCAAAGCGCCGCTGAGCGACGCTGCACGGGCTTTGCAATTTGTGCGCTCCAAGGCGGCTGAGTGGAATCTCGACAAAGAGCGTATCGGCGCTACCGGCGGTTCGGCCGGCGCGTGCAGTTCGCTTTGGCTAGCATTTCACGATGACCTGGCCGATCCGAAAAGCGACGATCCAATCGCTCGCGAGTCGACGCGCCTTTACTGCGCCGCAGTCAACGGAGCACAGGTTTCGCTCGATCCGAAGGAGCTGCGCCAGTGGATGCCCAATTATAAATATGGCGCCCATGCGTTTGGTCTGCCGAACCTGGAGAGCGTGATCGAAAACCGCGAATCGCTCATGCCCTGGATCAAAGAATATTCACCGATCGAAAGCGTCTCGAAAGATGATCCCCCGATCGCATTGTTCTATGGTGGTGAAGTTCCGGTGGTCGGCGCCTCGCCGAAGGATCCGACTCACTCCGGCATCATGGGCGTCAAGTTGGCGGAACGTCTGAAAGAAGCGAACGTCGACGTCGTGCTGGTGACCCCTGGGACGGAAAAACCGCAATACAAGAACTCGACCGAGTATCTCATCGACCGCCTGACCAAATAA